One stretch of Haloterrigena salifodinae DNA includes these proteins:
- a CDS encoding isochorismate synthase, whose product MDRTSGERRLASDSDSLLSADATPLVSASRKLEDVSFGAVVDADDESRVLWSTPDGLEIVGRGVAARLTADGTERFDRLRARANRAFDGLEHDGPRVARPRAFGGLSFHDGHEPTPPWTGFRAGEFVVPQILVVRSGADTWLTAVASDHETPADRLERWTDRLRELPSMRPSGDGPGVESTRRTTSRADWTAQVETALERIDRGELTKVVLAQALSVDLEGPVDVPETLERLRRRYPNCYRFLIGREDGGTFFGAPPERLVSKRGDRVETEALAGSMPRGETPEADRAYADEMRDSEKFQREHGLVADAIREQLEPLTSDLTIDERTLRRLANIQHLQTPIEATLEGDRHVLEIVEALHPTPAVGGVPPAAAWETIRDAETFDRGWYAAPIGWFDAAGDGEFAVGLRSGIATDETVTLFAGSGIVADSDPDEEWEEVQLKFRPILDELDDR is encoded by the coding sequence ATGGATCGAACGTCGGGTGAGCGTCGGCTCGCGAGTGATTCTGACTCGCTGCTAAGCGCCGACGCGACCCCCCTCGTCAGCGCCAGCCGGAAACTCGAGGACGTGTCGTTCGGCGCGGTCGTCGACGCCGACGACGAGTCGCGAGTGCTCTGGTCGACGCCCGACGGACTGGAGATCGTCGGCCGAGGCGTCGCCGCTCGCCTCACGGCCGACGGAACCGAGCGGTTCGACCGACTCCGGGCCCGCGCGAACCGGGCGTTCGACGGCCTCGAACACGACGGTCCACGCGTCGCCCGACCGCGGGCCTTCGGCGGCCTCTCCTTTCACGACGGCCACGAACCGACACCGCCGTGGACCGGATTTCGGGCGGGTGAGTTCGTCGTTCCGCAGATACTGGTCGTTCGGAGCGGCGCGGACACCTGGCTGACGGCCGTCGCGTCGGACCACGAGACGCCGGCGGATCGACTCGAGCGCTGGACCGACCGGCTCCGGGAGCTGCCGTCGATGCGACCGAGCGGCGACGGCCCCGGCGTCGAATCGACCCGGCGAACCACGTCGCGCGCGGACTGGACCGCCCAGGTCGAGACCGCCCTCGAGCGGATCGACCGGGGCGAGCTCACCAAGGTCGTCCTCGCGCAGGCGCTGTCGGTCGACCTCGAGGGACCGGTCGACGTCCCCGAGACGCTCGAGCGGCTGCGCCGCCGGTACCCGAACTGTTACCGGTTCCTGATCGGTCGCGAAGACGGCGGCACGTTCTTCGGCGCGCCGCCGGAACGGCTCGTCTCCAAGCGCGGCGACCGCGTCGAGACGGAAGCACTCGCGGGATCGATGCCACGCGGCGAAACACCCGAAGCCGACCGGGCCTACGCCGACGAGATGCGCGACAGCGAGAAGTTTCAGCGCGAACACGGCCTCGTCGCCGACGCGATCCGCGAGCAACTCGAACCGCTCACGAGCGACCTGACGATCGACGAGCGGACGCTCAGGCGACTGGCGAACATTCAACACCTGCAGACGCCGATCGAAGCGACCCTCGAGGGCGATCGCCACGTTCTGGAAATCGTCGAGGCGCTGCACCCGACCCCGGCGGTCGGGGGCGTGCCGCCCGCGGCGGCCTGGGAAACGATCCGCGACGCCGAGACGTTCGATCGCGGCTGGTACGCGGCGCCGATCGGTTGGTTCGACGCCGCCGGCGACGGCGAGTTCGCGGTCGGCCTCCGCTCGGGGATCGCGACCGACGAGACGGTCACGCTCTTCGCGGGCAGCGGCATCGTCGCCGACAGCGACCCCGACGAGGAGTGGGAGGAGGTACAGCTGAAGTTCCGACCGATCCTCGACGAACTGGACGACCGATGA
- the menD gene encoding 2-succinyl-5-enolpyruvyl-6-hydroxy-3-cyclohexene-1-carboxylic-acid synthase, whose amino-acid sequence MSAPNRATLWGRVLVDELAKAGLEAVCIAPGSRSTPLTVAFAAHEEIDVYSHLDERSAAYFALGRARRTGEPTALVSTSGTATANFHPAVMEADQARVPLLVLTADRPHELRDSGANQTVDQVKLYGDAVRWDAELPDPEADERKVRSLRTTAARALSETGGVDPGPVHLNCPFRKPLEPIEVPDAVPDTFAETLAGRGRDGAFVDTESGTRSLADAQYDGLVRTLEDADRPLIVAGPADPADLSVLDPDRVATVAERVGAPILADPLSNLRFGPHVDRESATGPVYGGYDAYVDTLPEPDAVVRFGASPTSKPLRHALRDSDARQFLLDPAGDWREATFTATDLLAASPGPVFEGLCERLETDAGAKTGSENEWLAAFAAAERRHWAVRDAALESASLESEPFEGAVLADVFEEAPDPATIFVSNSMPIRDADRFGRPRDADLTVLSNRGASGIDGITSTALGAGSTTDEPLVLVTGDLAFYHDSNGLLAVDRCGVDATIVLLDNDGGGIFHELPIEEFEPPFTDQFKTPHGLEFDALADFYDLAFERVAPVDFASAYRRSLESEGTQVLAVEFDSEASHRRRDALAERIREELRGEGE is encoded by the coding sequence ATGAGCGCACCGAACCGCGCGACGCTGTGGGGCCGCGTGCTCGTCGACGAACTCGCGAAGGCCGGCCTCGAGGCGGTCTGTATCGCTCCCGGAAGCCGGTCGACGCCGCTGACGGTCGCCTTCGCCGCACACGAGGAGATCGACGTCTACTCCCACCTCGACGAGCGCTCGGCGGCGTACTTCGCGCTCGGGCGAGCGCGCCGGACCGGCGAGCCGACGGCGCTGGTTTCGACCTCCGGGACGGCGACCGCGAACTTTCATCCGGCCGTGATGGAGGCCGATCAGGCGCGCGTCCCGCTGCTCGTTCTCACGGCGGACCGCCCGCACGAACTCCGGGACAGCGGCGCGAATCAGACGGTCGACCAGGTCAAACTCTACGGCGACGCGGTCCGCTGGGACGCTGAACTCCCCGATCCCGAAGCCGACGAGCGCAAGGTGCGGAGTCTCCGGACGACTGCCGCCCGTGCGCTGTCCGAGACGGGCGGCGTCGATCCCGGTCCCGTCCACCTGAACTGTCCGTTCCGCAAGCCCCTCGAGCCGATCGAGGTGCCCGACGCCGTCCCCGACACGTTCGCGGAGACGCTCGCCGGACGCGGACGCGACGGCGCGTTCGTCGACACCGAGTCGGGAACGCGGTCGCTCGCGGACGCGCAATACGACGGCCTCGTCCGGACGCTCGAGGACGCCGACCGACCGCTGATCGTCGCAGGGCCAGCGGATCCTGCCGATCTGTCCGTGCTCGATCCCGACCGCGTCGCGACCGTCGCCGAGCGCGTCGGCGCGCCGATCCTCGCGGATCCGCTCTCGAACCTGCGGTTCGGCCCGCACGTCGACCGGGAGTCCGCGACGGGGCCGGTGTACGGCGGCTACGACGCCTACGTCGACACCCTGCCGGAGCCCGACGCCGTCGTTCGGTTCGGCGCGTCCCCGACCTCGAAACCCCTGCGACACGCGCTGCGGGATTCGGACGCTCGTCAGTTCCTGCTCGACCCCGCGGGCGACTGGCGCGAGGCGACGTTCACCGCGACGGACCTGCTGGCCGCGTCGCCGGGGCCCGTCTTCGAGGGGCTGTGCGAACGCCTCGAGACGGACGCCGGAGCAAAGACGGGCTCCGAAAACGAGTGGCTGGCCGCGTTTGCCGCCGCGGAGCGTCGCCACTGGGCGGTTCGGGACGCGGCCCTCGAGTCGGCATCCCTCGAATCCGAGCCGTTCGAAGGGGCCGTTCTCGCCGACGTCTTCGAGGAGGCGCCCGATCCCGCGACGATCTTCGTGTCCAACAGCATGCCGATCCGGGACGCCGACCGGTTCGGTCGGCCCCGCGACGCCGACCTAACGGTGCTGTCAAATCGCGGCGCCAGCGGGATCGACGGGATCACGAGCACGGCGCTCGGCGCCGGCAGCACGACCGACGAGCCGCTGGTGCTCGTCACCGGCGATCTGGCCTTCTACCACGATTCCAACGGGCTGCTCGCCGTCGACCGCTGCGGCGTCGACGCCACGATCGTCCTGCTGGACAACGACGGCGGCGGCATCTTCCACGAACTCCCGATCGAGGAGTTCGAACCCCCTTTCACGGACCAGTTCAAGACGCCCCACGGCCTCGAGTTCGACGCGCTGGCAGATTTCTACGACCTCGCGTTCGAGCGCGTCGCCCCCGTCGACTTCGCGAGCGCGTATCGGCGGTCGCTCGAGTCCGAGGGAACGCAGGTGCTCGCCGTCGAATTCGACTCCGAGGCGAGCCATCGGCGGCGGGACGCGCTCGCGGAACGGATTCGCGAGGAGCTTCGAGGCGAGGGCGAGTAG
- a CDS encoding sulfite oxidase-like oxidoreductase has product MSNDDATDVTELYREFGDERLPPGQRETSAFPVLSKSGTPDWDPETWEFTVTGAVDEELSLSWDEFRDLPSETQQQDFHCVTGWSKFDCRFTGVSFPTLAERAGVIDDVDERRSSGNRTESGQAVHVMFSALDGYTTDLPLEDCMREEVLFAWAYDGEPLPEDHGGPLRVVTPHKYAYKGAKWVDGIEFLTETQRGYWEKRGYSETANPWEEERYS; this is encoded by the coding sequence ATGAGCAACGATGACGCGACCGACGTTACGGAACTCTACCGCGAGTTCGGCGACGAGCGGCTGCCGCCCGGGCAGCGGGAAACTTCGGCGTTTCCGGTGCTCTCGAAGAGCGGGACGCCCGACTGGGATCCCGAGACGTGGGAGTTCACCGTCACCGGCGCCGTCGACGAGGAACTCTCGCTCTCGTGGGACGAGTTCCGCGACCTGCCAAGCGAGACTCAACAGCAGGATTTCCACTGCGTCACCGGCTGGAGCAAGTTCGACTGCCGGTTCACGGGCGTTTCCTTCCCAACCCTCGCCGAGCGCGCGGGCGTCATCGACGACGTCGACGAGCGACGCTCGTCGGGCAACCGGACGGAGTCCGGTCAGGCGGTCCACGTCATGTTCTCGGCGCTGGACGGATACACCACCGATCTCCCTCTCGAGGACTGCATGCGTGAGGAGGTCCTGTTCGCGTGGGCCTACGACGGCGAGCCCCTCCCCGAGGACCACGGCGGCCCGCTGCGGGTTGTCACGCCCCACAAGTACGCCTACAAGGGGGCGAAGTGGGTCGACGGCATCGAATTCCTCACCGAGACCCAGCGAGGCTACTGGGAGAAACGCGGCTACTCGGAGACGGCGAACCCGTGGGAGGAAGAACGGTACAGCTAG
- a CDS encoding J domain-containing protein → MGETYYDVLEVDSDATREEIQTAYRERVLETHPDHNDAPDAAEQFKRVSTAESVLTDGTERARYDRLGHESYVRLADHSAGETGDDSSASTDGSDTSRRTASNASTAGSNASSSNAANASTTSDSSTDASANATGSRTTQRTNSRTESKSDRGRAGGRSATGSSRTDSDRSGSQRGARTESHHARQRKRRRRQRTRQRATGGWSFGDETTASATSTRSGSTATATGADVDAEASAFQYAVHDWTDDVDLEWEGQSLEYSTAVTIGCCWLLYPVFIAVALTPVFSAPVKAIVVVCTLGLVGYLLTRPRVAAVLFGSWSLLFPIGMVWMDPVSSFSLVGLVALGFAWIPFGYALALWWALRP, encoded by the coding sequence ATGGGCGAGACGTACTACGACGTCCTCGAGGTCGATTCGGACGCGACTCGCGAGGAGATTCAAACCGCCTACCGCGAGCGCGTCCTCGAGACCCATCCGGACCACAACGACGCGCCCGACGCCGCCGAGCAGTTCAAGCGCGTCTCGACGGCGGAATCGGTGCTGACTGACGGCACCGAGCGGGCCCGGTACGACCGACTGGGCCACGAGTCCTACGTCCGTCTCGCCGACCACTCCGCTGGGGAGACTGGGGACGACTCGAGTGCGTCGACCGACGGGTCGGACACGTCGAGAAGGACTGCGTCGAACGCGTCAACGGCTGGCTCAAACGCATCGTCGTCGAACGCAGCAAACGCGTCGACGACCAGCGATTCGAGTACCGATGCGAGCGCGAACGCGACGGGATCGAGAACAACGCAGCGGACGAACTCGAGAACGGAATCGAAGAGCGACCGAGGTCGGGCCGGAGGTCGAAGCGCCACTGGTTCGAGTCGGACCGACTCGGACCGCTCCGGATCTCAACGCGGCGCGCGAACCGAGAGCCATCACGCGCGACAGCGCAAGCGGCGACGCCGGCAGCGGACCCGACAGCGGGCGACGGGCGGGTGGTCGTTCGGCGACGAGACGACGGCGTCGGCAACCTCGACACGCAGTGGGTCGACCGCGACGGCTACCGGTGCCGATGTCGACGCCGAGGCGTCGGCGTTCCAGTACGCCGTCCACGACTGGACGGACGACGTTGACCTCGAGTGGGAGGGCCAGTCCCTCGAGTACTCGACGGCGGTGACGATCGGCTGTTGCTGGCTGCTCTATCCGGTGTTCATCGCGGTAGCGCTGACGCCGGTGTTCTCGGCGCCGGTCAAGGCCATCGTCGTCGTCTGTACGCTCGGTCTCGTCGGATACTTGCTCACTAGACCGCGGGTCGCGGCCGTGCTGTTCGGCTCTTGGAGCCTGCTGTTCCCGATTGGGATGGTGTGGATGGACCCCGTCTCATCGTTCTCGCTGGTCGGGCTGGTCGCGCTCGGCTTCGCCTGGATCCCCTTTGGCTACGCTCTCGCGCTCTGGTGGGCACTTCGTCCCTAA
- a CDS encoding ribbon-helix-helix domain-containing protein, giving the protein MPKVEITIPEHLEMQIAQMVERGEFVNREEAIEDLLSTGIKAYKTSGPMDEEEGTSGGTGLEDDGMMGHDDEYVF; this is encoded by the coding sequence ATGCCGAAAGTAGAGATCACCATCCCGGAACACCTCGAGATGCAGATCGCCCAGATGGTCGAGCGCGGCGAGTTCGTCAACCGCGAGGAGGCGATCGAAGACCTCCTTTCGACGGGGATCAAAGCCTACAAGACCAGCGGACCGATGGACGAGGAAGAGGGGACGAGCGGTGGTACTGGCCTCGAAGACGACGGTATGATGGGTCACGACGACGAATACGTCTTTTAA